The following coding sequences lie in one Brevibacterium marinum genomic window:
- a CDS encoding YggT family protein, with protein sequence MAIIFYILGTALSLYVYVLLARVVLDLVQVFSRDWKPSGFLLVLAEIVYTLTDPPLRLLRKVIPPLRLGQISLDLGFIVLLIGIQILASVLFNLSRVSV encoded by the coding sequence GTGGCCATCATCTTCTACATCCTCGGCACCGCGCTCAGTCTCTACGTCTACGTTCTGCTGGCGCGAGTCGTCCTCGATCTCGTGCAGGTCTTCTCGCGCGACTGGAAGCCCTCAGGATTTCTGCTCGTCCTGGCAGAGATCGTCTACACTCTGACCGATCCGCCTCTGCGACTGCTGCGCAAGGTGATTCCGCCCCTGCGCCTGGGACAGATCTCTCTCGATCTGGGCTTCATCGTGCTCCTGATCGGAATCCAGATCCTCGCATCCGTTCTGTTCAACCTCTCCCGGGTCAGTGTCTGA
- a CDS encoding cell division protein SepF produces the protein MSAIKKTLEYLGFVEEEDETVDRRDREDRRDREVIDTYEEEPVDEHVEDEERPPAQVTPIHPSPIRPVDSPAPGISMNRIKTIHPRSYNDAMVIGAAFREGTPVIMNLSEMDENNSKRLVDFSAGLIFGLHGSIERVTNKVFLLTPENIEVSGENESDPDAQASFFNQS, from the coding sequence ATGTCAGCAATCAAGAAGACGCTGGAATACTTGGGTTTCGTCGAAGAAGAGGACGAGACCGTCGACCGTCGTGATCGTGAGGATCGCCGCGATCGTGAGGTCATCGACACCTATGAGGAGGAGCCTGTCGACGAACACGTCGAAGACGAGGAACGGCCCCCCGCCCAGGTGACGCCGATCCACCCGTCACCGATTCGTCCAGTTGACTCTCCGGCGCCAGGAATCTCCATGAATCGCATCAAGACCATCCACCCCCGCAGCTACAATGACGCCATGGTCATCGGTGCCGCGTTCCGTGAGGGAACCCCAGTGATCATGAATCTCTCCGAAATGGACGAGAACAACTCGAAGCGCCTCGTCGACTTCTCCGCAGGTCTGATCTTCGGTCTGCACGGATCCATCGAGCGCGTCACCAACAAGGTGTTCCTTCTCACGCCCGAGAACATCGAAGTCAGCGGTGAGAACGAATCTGATCCGGACGCCCAGGCGAGCTTCTTCAACCAGAGCTGA
- the ftsZ gene encoding cell division protein FtsZ — protein sequence MAEFPQSGANIKVAGTGGGGVNAVQRMIDVGLRGVEFIAINTDAQALVLSDADVKLEIGRDQTRGLGAGADPEIGRKAADSSEEAIRDALEDSDMVFVTAGEGGGTGTGAAPVVARIARSLGALTIGVVTRPFTFEGRRRSAQAEAGIAALREEVDTLIVIPNDRLLSISDRSVSVVDAFRSADEVLRSGVQGITDLISVPGLINLDFADVKSVMQDAGTALMGIGAATGDDRAVQAAESAIASPLLEASIDGAHGVLFCIKGGADLGLFEVNEAARLVQEAAHPEANIIFGAVIDDNIGDECQITVIAAGFDNSMSGQESTAGEAVPAPLPTTPNTTEAEPAPVSAESEPEVEAEPETHSEEHQVPSSLPNERSSSSLDNDLDIPDFLK from the coding sequence TTGGCTGAATTCCCACAATCCGGAGCGAACATCAAAGTTGCCGGTACCGGCGGCGGTGGTGTCAACGCTGTGCAGAGGATGATCGACGTCGGGCTGCGAGGCGTGGAATTCATCGCAATCAATACGGACGCCCAGGCCCTCGTGCTTTCGGACGCAGATGTGAAGCTCGAAATCGGACGCGACCAGACCCGTGGACTCGGAGCCGGCGCCGACCCCGAGATCGGACGCAAGGCCGCGGATTCCAGCGAGGAAGCCATTCGCGATGCGCTCGAAGATTCGGACATGGTCTTCGTCACCGCGGGTGAGGGCGGTGGCACAGGCACCGGTGCAGCCCCGGTCGTCGCCCGCATCGCACGATCGTTGGGAGCCCTGACCATCGGGGTGGTCACCCGCCCATTCACCTTCGAGGGACGCCGCCGGTCCGCGCAGGCCGAAGCCGGCATCGCCGCCCTGCGCGAAGAGGTCGACACCCTCATCGTCATCCCCAATGACCGTCTGCTCTCCATCTCCGATCGCAGCGTCTCCGTCGTCGACGCATTCCGCTCGGCCGATGAAGTGCTCCGCTCGGGTGTCCAGGGCATCACGGACCTCATCTCCGTTCCGGGGCTGATCAACCTCGACTTCGCCGACGTCAAATCCGTGATGCAGGATGCCGGCACGGCGCTGATGGGAATCGGAGCGGCCACCGGGGACGATCGCGCAGTCCAGGCCGCGGAATCCGCCATCGCCTCGCCTCTGCTCGAAGCCAGCATCGACGGTGCGCACGGAGTGCTGTTCTGCATCAAGGGCGGTGCCGACCTCGGTCTGTTCGAGGTCAACGAGGCGGCCCGGCTGGTCCAGGAGGCGGCCCACCCGGAGGCGAACATCATCTTCGGCGCGGTCATCGACGACAACATCGGCGACGAATGCCAGATCACTGTCATCGCCGCCGGTTTCGACAACTCCATGTCCGGACAGGAGTCAACGGCCGGCGAGGCGGTTCCGGCGCCGTTGCCCACGACTCCGAACACCACCGAAGCCGAACCCGCCCCCGTCTCGGCGGAGTCCGAGCCAGAAGTCGAAGCCGAGCCCGAGACCCACAGCGAAGAGCACCAGGTCCCGAGCTCCCTGCCCAACGAACGCAGCAGCTCGAGCCTCGACAACGACCTCGACATCCCGGATTTCCTCAAATAA
- the pgeF gene encoding peptidoglycan editing factor PgeF, which yields MLHSRFVVPGRLNAHVAFTDRHGGYSRGDLSSFNLARHVGDEDELVSANRAALAQVLGLSGERLSFVSQVHGTDVHVIDGPEQLRETPATADAQVTVRSGIGLAIMVADCTPIMLADPEAGVIGAIHAGRPGMAAGVVGEAVARMHGLGATDIHAVIGPSVCPRCYEVPAAMRDEVAAVEPVAASVSVTGTPALDVAGAVAEQLRRRGVSIDHFSRTCTRESEDLFSYRRHGSTGRFAGVVWLQEENPTTHP from the coding sequence ATGCTGCACTCGAGATTCGTCGTCCCCGGAAGGCTCAACGCCCACGTGGCGTTCACCGACCGGCACGGCGGCTACTCGAGAGGCGACCTGTCCTCGTTCAACCTCGCACGGCATGTCGGCGACGAAGACGAGCTGGTCTCGGCCAACCGCGCCGCATTGGCACAGGTGCTCGGGCTCAGCGGCGAACGGCTGAGCTTCGTCTCCCAGGTCCACGGGACCGATGTTCACGTCATCGATGGTCCTGAACAGCTGCGCGAGACTCCGGCCACAGCCGATGCCCAGGTCACGGTGCGCAGCGGCATCGGCCTGGCCATCATGGTTGCGGACTGCACACCGATCATGCTCGCCGATCCGGAAGCCGGTGTGATCGGTGCGATCCATGCCGGGCGCCCCGGCATGGCAGCCGGGGTCGTTGGTGAAGCGGTTGCGCGCATGCACGGGCTGGGAGCCACGGACATCCACGCTGTCATCGGCCCTTCCGTGTGCCCTCGCTGCTATGAGGTTCCAGCTGCGATGAGGGACGAAGTCGCGGCAGTCGAACCTGTGGCCGCTTCAGTGTCGGTGACCGGAACTCCCGCCCTCGACGTGGCAGGTGCGGTTGCGGAGCAGCTGCGCAGACGAGGCGTGAGCATCGACCATTTCTCACGCACATGCACGAGAGAGTCCGAGGATCTGTTCTCCTATCGGAGACACGGGTCCACAGGAAGATTCGCCGGTGTCGTTTGGCTCCAGGAAGAAAACCCGACGACACACCCATGA